In Streptomyces alboniger, the following are encoded in one genomic region:
- the rplF gene encoding 50S ribosomal protein L6 — MSRIGKLPITVPAGVDVTIDGQTVAVKGPKGTLSHTIVAPIEIAKGEDGVLNVTRPNDERQNKALHGLSRTLVANMITGVTQGYVKKLEISGVGYRVLAKGSNLEFSLGYSHPILIEAPEGISFKVESATKFSVEGIDKQKVGEVAANIRKLRKPDPYKAKGVKYEGEVIRRKVGKAGK, encoded by the coding sequence ATGTCGCGTATTGGCAAGCTCCCCATCACGGTTCCCGCCGGCGTGGACGTCACCATCGACGGCCAGACGGTCGCGGTCAAGGGCCCCAAGGGAACCCTGAGCCACACCATCGTCGCGCCGATCGAGATCGCTAAGGGTGAGGACGGCGTCCTGAACGTCACCCGCCCGAACGACGAGCGTCAGAACAAGGCCCTGCACGGCCTGTCCCGCACGCTGGTGGCGAACATGATCACCGGCGTGACCCAGGGTTACGTGAAGAAGCTCGAAATCAGCGGTGTCGGTTACCGCGTCCTGGCGAAGGGCTCCAACCTGGAGTTCTCGCTCGGCTACAGCCACCCGATCCTGATCGAGGCGCCCGAGGGCATCTCCTTCAAGGTCGAATCGGCGACCAAGTTCTCGGTCGAGGGCATCGACAAGCAGAAGGTCGGCGAGGTTGCGGCCAACATCCGCAAGCTGCGCAAGCCCGACCCGTACAAGGCCAAGGGCGTCAAGTACGAAGGCGAAGTCATCCGCCGCAAGGTCGGAAAGGCGGGTAAGTAA
- the rpsH gene encoding 30S ribosomal protein S8: MTMTDPIADMLTRLRNANSAYHDTVAMPHSKIKSHIAEILQQEGFITGWKVEDAEVGKNLVLELKFGPNRERSIAGIKRISKPGLRVYAKSTNLPKVLGGLGVAIISTSHGLLTGQQAGKKGVGGEVLAYVW, translated from the coding sequence ATGACCATGACTGATCCGATCGCGGACATGCTGACTCGTCTGCGTAACGCGAACTCGGCGTACCACGACACCGTGGCGATGCCGCACAGCAAGATCAAGTCTCACATCGCGGAGATCCTCCAGCAGGAGGGCTTCATCACGGGCTGGAAGGTCGAGGACGCCGAGGTTGGCAAGAACCTCGTTCTCGAGCTGAAGTTCGGCCCGAACCGTGAGCGCTCCATTGCGGGCATCAAGCGGATCTCCAAGCCCGGTCTCCGGGTTTACGCGAAGTCCACCAACCTGCCGAAGGTGCTCGGCGGCCTGGGCGTGGCGATCATCTCCACGTCCCACGGTCTGCTCACCGGCCAGCAGGCAGGCAAGAAGGGCGTAGGTGGGGAAGTCCTCGCCTACGTCTGGTAG
- the rpsC gene encoding 30S ribosomal protein S3 yields MGQKVNPHGFRLGVTTDFKSRWYADKLYKDYVKEDVAIRRMMTSGMERAGISKVEIERTRDRVRVDIHTARPGIVIGRRGAEADRIRGDLEKLTGKQVQLNILEVKNPEVDAQLVAQAVAEQLSSRVSFRRAMRKSMQSAMKAGAKGIKIQCGGRLGGAEMSRSEFYREGRVPLHTLRANVDYGFFEAKTTFGRIGVKVWIYKGDVKNIAEVRAENAAARAGNRPARGGGNDRPARGGRGGERGGRGRKPQQQSAPAAEAPKADAPAAAAPAAESTGTEA; encoded by the coding sequence ATGGGCCAGAAGGTAAACCCGCACGGGTTCCGGCTCGGTGTCACGACCGACTTCAAGTCGCGTTGGTACGCCGACAAGCTGTACAAGGACTACGTCAAGGAAGACGTCGCCATCCGTCGGATGATGACGTCCGGCATGGAGCGCGCCGGTATCTCGAAGGTTGAGATCGAGCGCACCCGTGACCGCGTGCGTGTGGACATCCACACCGCTCGTCCCGGCATCGTCATCGGCCGCCGTGGCGCCGAGGCCGACCGCATCCGCGGTGACCTCGAGAAGCTCACGGGCAAGCAGGTCCAGCTGAACATCCTCGAGGTCAAGAACCCCGAGGTCGACGCTCAGCTCGTGGCCCAGGCCGTGGCGGAGCAGCTGTCCTCCCGCGTCTCCTTCCGTCGCGCCATGCGTAAGAGCATGCAGTCGGCGATGAAGGCCGGCGCCAAGGGCATCAAGATCCAGTGTGGTGGCCGTCTCGGCGGCGCCGAGATGTCGCGCTCGGAGTTCTACCGCGAGGGCCGCGTGCCCCTGCACACGCTCCGCGCCAACGTCGACTACGGCTTCTTCGAGGCCAAGACGACCTTCGGCCGCATCGGCGTGAAGGTCTGGATCTACAAGGGCGACGTCAAGAACATCGCCGAGGTCCGCGCCGAGAACGCCGCTGCCCGTGCGGGTAACCGCCCGGCGCGTGGCGGCGGCAACGACCGCCCGGCCCGTGGTGGCCGTGGTGGCGAGCGTGGCGGCCGCGGCCGCAAGCCGCAGCAGCAGTCCGCGCCGGCTGCCGAGGCCCCCAAGGCCGACGCTCCCGCCGCCGCTGCTCCGGCTGCTGAGAGCACCGGAACGGAGGCCTGA
- a CDS encoding type Z 30S ribosomal protein S14 — protein MAKKALIAKAARKPKFGVRAYTRCQRCGRPHSVYRKFGLCRVCLREMAHRGELPGVTKSSW, from the coding sequence ATGGCGAAGAAGGCTCTGATTGCCAAGGCTGCTCGTAAGCCCAAGTTCGGTGTGCGTGCGTACACCCGCTGCCAGCGCTGCGGCCGTCCGCACTCCGTCTACCGCAAGTTCGGCCTCTGCCGCGTGTGCCTTCGTGAGATGGCTCACCGTGGCGAGCTGCCGGGCGTGACCAAGAGCTCCTGGTAG
- the rplE gene encoding 50S ribosomal protein L5, translated as MTTTTTPRLKTKYREEITGKLREEFSYENVMQIPGLVKIVVNMGVGDAARDSKLIDGAIRDLTTITGQKPAVTKARKSIAQFKLREGQPIGCHVTLRGDRMWEFLDRTLSLALPRIRDFRGLSPKQFDGRGNYTFGLTEQVMFHEIDQDKIDRVRGMDITVVTTATNDDEGRALLRHLGFPFKEA; from the coding sequence ATGACGACCACCACCACTCCGCGTCTCAAGACGAAGTACCGCGAGGAGATCACGGGCAAGCTGCGTGAGGAGTTCTCGTACGAGAACGTCATGCAGATCCCCGGCCTGGTCAAGATCGTGGTGAACATGGGTGTCGGCGACGCCGCCCGTGACTCGAAGCTGATCGACGGCGCCATCCGCGACCTGACCACGATCACCGGCCAGAAGCCGGCCGTGACGAAGGCCCGGAAGTCCATCGCGCAGTTCAAGCTGCGCGAGGGCCAGCCGATCGGCTGCCACGTCACGCTCCGTGGCGACCGCATGTGGGAGTTCCTGGACCGCACCCTGTCGCTCGCGCTGCCGCGCATCCGCGACTTCCGTGGTCTGTCCCCCAAGCAGTTCGACGGCCGTGGCAACTACACCTTCGGTCTCACGGAGCAGGTCATGTTCCACGAGATCGACCAGGACAAGATCGACCGCGTCCGGGGTATGGACATCACCGTGGTCACCACGGCGACCAACGACGACGAGGGCCGTGCCCTCCTTCGTCACCTCGGCTTCCCGTTCAAGGAGGCGTAA
- the rplX gene encoding 50S ribosomal protein L24 codes for MKIKKGDLVQVITGKDKGKQGKVIAAYPRDERVLVEGVNRVKKHTKAGPTASGSQAGGIVTTEAPVHVSNVQLVVEKDGNKVVTRVGYRFDDEGNKIRVAKRTGEDI; via the coding sequence ATGAAGATCAAGAAGGGCGACCTGGTCCAGGTCATCACCGGTAAGGACAAGGGCAAGCAGGGCAAGGTCATTGCCGCTTACCCGCGCGACGAGCGCGTCCTGGTCGAGGGTGTCAACCGGGTCAAGAAGCACACGAAGGCCGGCCCGACCGCCAGCGGCTCGCAGGCCGGCGGCATCGTGACCACCGAGGCCCCCGTCCACGTCTCCAACGTCCAGCTGGTCGTGGAGAAGGACGGCAACAAGGTTGTCACGCGCGTCGGTTACCGCTTCGACGACGAGGGCAACAAGATCCGCGTTGCCAAGCGGACGGGTGAGGACATCTGA
- the rplP gene encoding 50S ribosomal protein L16, whose product MLIPRRVKHRKQHHPKRRGQAKGGTTVAFGEYGIQALTPAYVTNRQIEAARIAMTRHIKRGGKVWINIYPDRPLTKKPAETRMGSGKGSPEWWVANVHPGRVMFELSYPNEKIAREALTRAAHKLPMKCRIVRREAGES is encoded by the coding sequence ATGCTGATCCCCCGTAGGGTCAAGCACCGCAAGCAGCACCACCCGAAGCGCCGTGGTCAGGCCAAGGGCGGTACGACGGTTGCGTTCGGCGAGTACGGCATTCAGGCCCTCACGCCGGCGTACGTGACCAACCGCCAGATCGAGGCGGCTCGTATCGCGATGACCCGCCACATCAAGCGTGGCGGCAAGGTCTGGATCAACATCTACCCGGACCGCCCGCTGACCAAGAAGCCTGCCGAGACCCGCATGGGTTCCGGTAAGGGTTCGCCCGAGTGGTGGGTCGCGAACGTTCACCCGGGTCGGGTGATGTTCGAGCTGTCCTACCCGAACGAGAAGATTGCTCGTGAGGCGCTCACCCGCGCTGCTCACAAGCTTCCGATGAAGTGCCGCATCGTCCGGCGCGAGGCAGGTGAGTCGTGA
- the rpmC gene encoding 50S ribosomal protein L29 — protein MSAGTKASELRDLGDEELVNKLREAKEELFNLRFQAATGQLENHGRLKAVRKDIARIYTLMRERELGIETVESA, from the coding sequence ATGTCGGCCGGTACCAAGGCTTCCGAGCTGCGCGATCTGGGCGACGAGGAGCTTGTCAACAAGCTCCGCGAAGCCAAGGAAGAGCTGTTCAACCTCCGCTTCCAGGCGGCGACGGGCCAGCTCGAGAACCACGGCCGGCTCAAGGCCGTCCGTAAGGACATCGCGCGGATCTACACCCTGATGCGTGAGCGCGAGCTGGGCATCGAGACGGTGGAGAGCGCCTGA
- the rplV gene encoding 50S ribosomal protein L22, whose protein sequence is MEARAQARYIRVTPMKARRVVDLIRGMDATEAQAVLRFAPQAASVPVGKVLDSAIANAAHNYDHTDASSLVISEAYVDEGPTLKRFRPRAQGRAYRIRKRTSHITVVVSSKEGTR, encoded by the coding sequence ATGGAAGCCAGGGCCCAGGCGCGGTACATCCGCGTCACGCCCATGAAGGCCCGCCGCGTGGTGGACCTCATCCGTGGCATGGATGCCACGGAGGCTCAGGCGGTCCTGCGTTTCGCCCCGCAGGCCGCGAGCGTGCCGGTCGGCAAGGTGCTGGACAGCGCCATTGCCAACGCCGCGCACAACTACGACCACACCGACGCCTCTTCGCTGGTCATCAGCGAGGCGTACGTGGATGAGGGCCCGACCCTGAAGCGGTTCCGTCCGCGTGCTCAGGGCCGTGCCTACCGGATCCGTAAGCGGACCAGCCACATCACCGTGGTCGTCAGCAGCAAGGAAGGAACCCGGTAA
- the rplN gene encoding 50S ribosomal protein L14, with protein MIQQESRLRVADNTGAKEILTIRVLGGSGRRYAGIGDVIVATVKDAIPGGNVKKGDVVKAVIVRTVKERRRPDGSYIRFDENAAVILKNDGDPRGTRIFGPVGRELREKKFMKIISLAPEVL; from the coding sequence GTGATCCAGCAGGAGTCGCGACTGCGCGTCGCCGACAACACGGGTGCGAAGGAAATTCTCACCATCCGTGTTCTCGGTGGCTCGGGTCGCCGCTACGCGGGCATCGGTGACGTCATTGTCGCCACCGTCAAGGACGCGATCCCCGGTGGCAACGTGAAGAAGGGTGACGTCGTCAAGGCGGTCATCGTTCGCACCGTCAAGGAGCGCCGCCGTCCGGACGGCTCGTACATCCGCTTCGACGAGAACGCCGCCGTCATTCTGAAGAACGACGGCGACCCTCGCGGCACCCGTATCTTCGGCCCCGTCGGCCGTGAGCTGCGCGAGAAGAAGTTCATGAAGATCATCTCGCTCGCGCCGGAGGTGCTGTAA
- the rpsQ gene encoding 30S ribosomal protein S17, whose amino-acid sequence MSENNVTENTETRGFRKTREGLVVSDKMDKTVVVAVEDRVKHALYGKVIRRTNKLKAHDEQNAAGVGDRVLLMETRPLSATKRWRIVEILEKAK is encoded by the coding sequence ATGAGCGAGAACAACGTGACTGAGAACACCGAGACCCGCGGATTCCGCAAGACCCGCGAGGGTCTGGTCGTCAGCGACAAGATGGACAAGACCGTCGTCGTCGCCGTCGAGGACCGTGTGAAGCACGCGCTGTACGGCAAGGTCATCCGCCGTACGAACAAGCTCAAGGCCCACGACGAGCAGAACGCTGCCGGCGTCGGCGACCGCGTCCTCCTGATGGAGACGCGTCCGCTGTCGGCGACCAAGCGCTGGCGCATCGTCGAGATCCTCGAGAAGGCCAAGTAA